The proteins below come from a single Cyanobacteria bacterium QS_8_64_29 genomic window:
- the psbC gene encoding photosystem II 44 kDa subunit reaction center protein: protein MVSASNTSMVAGSGRDLQSSGFAWWAGNARLINLSGKLLGAHVAHAGLIVLWAGAMTLFEVAHFVPEKPMYEQGLILLPHLATLGWGVGPGGEVVDTFPYFVTGVLHLISSAVLGIGGLYHALRGPETLEEYYSFFGYDWKDKNKMTTILGFHLIVLGIGALLLVFKAMFFGGVYDTWAPGGGDVRAINNPTLNPVDIFGYVVGSPFGGSGWIVGVDNMEDIIGGHIWVGILCIAGGIWHILTKPFGWVRRAFIWSGEAYLSYSLGALSLMGFVASFMVWFNNTAYPSEFYGPTGPEASQAQALTFLIRDQRLGANVGAAQGPTGLGKYLMRSPTGEIIFGGETMRFWDFRGPWLEPLRGPNGLDLDKIRNDIQPWQARRAAEYMTHAPLGSINAVGGVATEINSFNYVSPRAWLSTSHFVLAFFFLVGHLWHAGRARAAAAGFEKGINRETEPAMSMPDLD from the coding sequence GTGGTATCGGCCTCAAATACCTCAATGGTTGCAGGCAGCGGCCGCGACTTACAGTCCTCGGGCTTTGCCTGGTGGGCTGGTAACGCGCGCCTGATCAACCTCTCCGGCAAGCTTTTGGGCGCTCACGTCGCTCACGCCGGCCTGATTGTCTTGTGGGCTGGGGCAATGACGCTGTTTGAAGTTGCCCACTTTGTCCCCGAAAAGCCCATGTACGAGCAGGGGCTCATCTTACTGCCCCACCTAGCGACGCTCGGCTGGGGTGTCGGACCGGGTGGGGAAGTGGTGGATACCTTCCCCTACTTTGTGACTGGCGTACTGCATTTGATCTCGTCCGCCGTTCTGGGCATAGGCGGTCTCTATCACGCCCTGCGCGGCCCGGAGACGCTGGAAGAATACTATTCCTTCTTCGGCTACGACTGGAAGGACAAAAACAAAATGACCACCATCCTGGGCTTCCACCTCATCGTGCTGGGGATTGGAGCCCTGCTGTTGGTGTTTAAAGCCATGTTCTTTGGCGGCGTCTACGACACGTGGGCGCCGGGGGGCGGTGACGTGCGCGCTATCAATAACCCCACCCTCAATCCCGTCGATATCTTTGGCTATGTTGTGGGATCGCCCTTTGGCGGCAGCGGCTGGATCGTTGGTGTCGACAACATGGAAGACATCATCGGCGGCCACATCTGGGTCGGCATTCTCTGCATTGCCGGCGGTATCTGGCACATCCTGACCAAGCCCTTTGGCTGGGTGCGGCGTGCCTTCATCTGGTCCGGCGAGGCCTATCTGTCCTACAGCTTGGGTGCCCTCTCGTTAATGGGTTTTGTGGCCTCGTTCATGGTCTGGTTCAACAACACCGCCTACCCGAGCGAGTTCTACGGGCCGACCGGGCCGGAAGCTTCGCAAGCTCAGGCCCTGACCTTTTTGATTCGCGACCAGCGCCTGGGCGCTAACGTCGGTGCCGCACAAGGGCCGACCGGTCTGGGCAAATACCTGATGCGCTCGCCCACTGGTGAGATCATCTTCGGCGGCGAGACCATGCGCTTCTGGGACTTCCGCGGTCCGTGGCTGGAACCGCTGCGCGGTCCCAATGGCTTGGATCTGGACAAGATCCGCAACGACATCCAGCCGTGGCAAGCCCGCCGGGCGGCTGAGTACATGACGCACGCCCCGCTGGGCTCCATTAACGCCGTCGGCGGCGTGGCAACCGAGATCAACTCCTTCAACTACGTCTCGCCGCGCGCCTGGCTGTCAACCTCCCACTTTGTGTTGGCCTTTTTCTTCCTGGTGGGCCACCTCTGGCACGCCGGTCGCGCCCGCGCGGCGGCTGCCGGCTTTGAAAAAGGCATCAACCGCGAAACCGAGCCGGCCATGTCCATGCCCGATCTGGACTGA